TGTTGCGCCGGTCCGGGTCGGTGACGGTGACGGTGAGGACCGCCTTGCCGCTGTCGTCGATCTGGTACTTGGCGGTGCCGCCCGCCGCGGTGATCGCGGCGGCGACGTCCGGCGATTTCGCCAGCTGCCCGAGCACGAGCGCGGTCGCGGCGGTGTCGTAGTAGGGGTTGCTCTGGAGCCGGGCCGATTGGTCGGCGGTCGAGGCGAACGGATAGCTGACCTTGAGCGCGCCGTCCACCTCGTAGGTGGGGGACACGCTGCTCGCCAGGATCCAGCACGCGACCGCGGACACGACCAGAGCGGGGACGAGGATGAGCCAGCGACGGAGAGCGACCTGGAAGATTGCGAGCAAGTCCATCGGAGTTCCCCTCACCTCCTGCTTTTCCTATGATGTCGACGGTGCCGAGCCGCCGTCCGGCGTCATCTGGTTGTCGCGATCGGGCGCCCGGATGTGACAACGAAACCTTCCGCTCTCCGGAAAGGCATCGAATCGTGACCGTGCCGAAGATCGGGTTCGCGTGCGCCTGGGACCGTCCGCCGCGGGGGACGTGGTCGCACACCCCGTGGAATCTTCGCGCGGCGCTGCGCGAGCGCACCGAGGTCGTCGACCTCGGGCTGGAGTGGTCGCTCCCGGTGCGGTCGGCGTTGCGGGGCCTCGGCGCGCACCGTTACGAGGGCCGCTGGGGGAGCCACTGGAAGCACCTTCCGCTGACCATGGCGCTGGCCGGGGTGAAACTCCGGGCCGCCGAACGCCGCCTCCGTCCCGACGTCGTCCTGCAGATCGGCGACCTCGCCCGCACGGACACGCCGTTCCTGCTCTACCAGGATTCGAGCTTCGACATCCTGCTCGAACGCCTCGACAGCGAAAGCGGGCGGGCACTGCATTTCCCCGGCCTCGACCTCGCCGCGCTGCACCGGCTGCGGGACCGGCAGCACCGGATCTACCGGGAGGCCGCGGGATTGTTGACGATGAGCCAATGGCTGGCCGAGCACGTGGTGCGGGTGTCCGGGGCGGATCCGGACAAGGTCCACGTGGTCCCGCCCGCCGCCAACGGCCTTCCGG
The nucleotide sequence above comes from Amycolatopsis sp. AA4. Encoded proteins:
- a CDS encoding glycosyltransferase family 4 protein; this encodes MTVPKIGFACAWDRPPRGTWSHTPWNLRAALRERTEVVDLGLEWSLPVRSALRGLGAHRYEGRWGSHWKHLPLTMALAGVKLRAAERRLRPDVVLQIGDLARTDTPFLLYQDSSFDILLERLDSESGRALHFPGLDLAALHRLRDRQHRIYREAAGLLTMSQWLAEHVVRVSGADPDKVHVVPPAANGLPDGPVERHRDGPRRRLLFVGKDFSTKAGDLVVEAFSVLRKESDPGLTLTIAGPKEWPLPGAVPDGVEFLGRVPVERVRELYLTHDLFVMPSRFEGYGIALVEALAHGLPCVARRDCAMPEIVRPGENGDLIDSDGPAELAAVIAGLLADDGVYERVLAAVPKVIEQHSWSRVADDVLRVAATVR